Proteins encoded in a region of the Geobacillus genomosp. 3 genome:
- a CDS encoding methyl-accepting chemotaxis protein produces the protein MAVFILAATLISACAASLVIIAFVRTVIAPIVSLQRAMKKVANGDLSSDLSIISRTREIQSLSASFQQMVRNMREMIYRISVTTEQLSDKGEQLKTVSKKTVESNQELMEAVGMVKSGAAETASSSDATITFFQRMKEDMVQVTDQMEMIQESSQHMNTAALEGGRQIKQLTQSIQALEQEIAQMAGAVKKVESYSSSVANIVQVIRTIAEQTKYLSLNATIEAARAGEDGKGFAVVAKEIRRLAEQSGKAVESIAKTTEEMVDVIIATTKQGMLVSERFSTYMQTAYRSKCSLEELLREIAVVTEKIEGMKRHMGELANSVPPMEQATISFVSTAQQTLASAEQMLHSSHTQTTDMKAMYRIGLELIELGQTLRQSVKQFETAG, from the coding sequence ATGGCTGTTTTTATTTTGGCGGCAACATTGATCAGCGCATGTGCGGCCTCATTGGTCATCATCGCGTTTGTCCGAACGGTGATAGCACCTATCGTCAGCCTTCAGCGAGCGATGAAAAAGGTGGCGAATGGAGATTTGAGCAGCGACCTGTCCATCATTTCCCGCACCCGGGAAATTCAATCGTTGTCCGCCAGTTTCCAACAGATGGTTCGCAATATGCGGGAGATGATTTATCGCATATCGGTTACAACAGAACAGCTTTCGGATAAAGGCGAGCAATTAAAAACAGTATCTAAAAAGACAGTGGAGAGTAATCAGGAATTAATGGAAGCAGTCGGAATGGTGAAAAGCGGTGCTGCGGAAACGGCATCTTCTTCAGACGCAACGATTACTTTCTTTCAGCGAATGAAAGAGGATATGGTGCAAGTCACTGACCAGATGGAGATGATCCAAGAAAGCTCCCAACATATGAATACGGCTGCTTTGGAAGGGGGAAGACAAATTAAGCAACTGACGCAGTCCATTCAGGCACTCGAGCAGGAAATTGCCCAAATGGCCGGCGCCGTCAAAAAGGTTGAGAGCTACTCATCGTCCGTTGCCAACATCGTGCAAGTGATTCGCACGATCGCCGAGCAAACGAAATATCTTTCTTTGAACGCAACGATTGAAGCGGCGAGAGCAGGAGAAGATGGAAAAGGGTTTGCTGTCGTGGCGAAAGAAATAAGGCGGTTAGCGGAGCAATCAGGAAAAGCGGTTGAGTCGATTGCGAAAACAACGGAAGAGATGGTCGATGTCATCATCGCGACAACGAAGCAAGGCATGCTCGTTTCCGAACGTTTTTCTACGTATATGCAGACAGCGTACCGCTCGAAATGTTCCCTCGAGGAATTGCTAAGGGAGATTGCAGTTGTGACAGAGAAGATCGAGGGTATGAAACGACATATGGGAGAGTTGGCAAATTCGGTTCCTCCGATGGAACAGGCAACCATTTCGTTCGTATCAACGGCCCAACAAACATTGGCAAGCGCTGAACAGATGCTTCATTCTTCCCACACACAAACAACAGATATGAAGGCGATGTATCGAATCGGGCTTGAGCTTATTGAGCTCGGCCAAACGTTGAGGCAAAGCGTGAAACAGTTTGAAACGGCCGGATAA
- a CDS encoding LysM peptidoglycan-binding domain-containing protein: MKKWLLVCIAVLVGYIAYRDLTTGTLPASSEPLIAEEGISSPTYKTVKIKAGDTLLSIAEREQQGPLPVPIETLIRDFEKLNPGTKATALQIGKVYKIPTYKK; the protein is encoded by the coding sequence ATGAAAAAGTGGCTGCTTGTTTGCATAGCTGTCCTTGTCGGCTATATCGCCTACCGGGATCTGACAACTGGAACACTTCCGGCGTCATCGGAGCCGCTGATCGCTGAAGAAGGGATCAGCAGTCCCACGTACAAGACGGTCAAAATCAAAGCCGGAGACACGCTTTTGTCCATCGCCGAACGTGAACAGCAAGGACCGCTTCCCGTGCCGATCGAAACGTTGATCCGCGACTTTGAAAAGCTGAATCCCGGCACAAAGGCAACCGCCTTGCAAATTGGAAAAGTATATAAAATCCCGACATATAAAAAATAA
- a CDS encoding DUF1189 domain-containing protein: MNVFTQIWKSLYSPKDIARFRFQGIGKTIGYVFLLTFLSILPTLSYASVSLVEGVRTTGALLRDDLPPFSIENGELRSAAAEPIHIDQGGFTIIFDSTGEVTREEVERFPNAIALLKNEAVLVASHQAQHYSYAAFPDVVITDEDVRAFITSLQSLLPVLIPLFGLVLYVLACAGKFISVCLLAFFGLIFAGMLDKKLRYRHTWIMSAYGITLSTVFFALMEAVQTIVPYGMFIHWFVSLAVLFLAVKEVPASA; the protein is encoded by the coding sequence ATGAATGTATTCACCCAAATTTGGAAAAGTTTGTACTCCCCCAAAGATATTGCCCGCTTCCGCTTTCAAGGAATCGGCAAAACGATCGGCTATGTGTTTTTACTTACATTTTTATCCATCCTTCCAACCTTGTCCTATGCTTCCGTATCGCTCGTTGAAGGTGTCCGCACAACAGGCGCCTTGTTGCGCGACGACTTGCCGCCTTTTTCGATTGAAAACGGCGAGCTTCGCTCAGCGGCGGCTGAACCGATCCATATTGACCAAGGCGGGTTTACGATCATTTTTGACAGCACGGGTGAAGTGACGAGAGAAGAAGTGGAACGGTTTCCGAACGCCATCGCGTTGTTGAAAAATGAAGCGGTGCTCGTTGCCAGCCACCAGGCGCAACATTACAGCTATGCCGCATTTCCAGATGTGGTCATTACTGACGAAGACGTGCGTGCGTTTATCACCAGCTTGCAGTCGCTTCTGCCGGTGCTCATTCCGCTTTTTGGGCTCGTGTTATACGTGCTCGCATGTGCAGGAAAATTTATTAGTGTGTGCCTGCTCGCTTTTTTCGGCCTTATTTTTGCCGGCATGTTGGACAAAAAGCTTCGCTACCGTCATACATGGATCATGTCAGCCTATGGCATTACGTTATCGACCGTCTTTTTTGCTTTGATGGAAGCCGTCCAAACGATCGTGCCATACGGCATGTTTATTCATTGGTTCGTTTCGCTCGCCGTTCTCTTTTTGGCGGTGAAGGAAGTTCCTGCCTCAGCCTAG
- a CDS encoding IS982 family transposase has product MQEHFHFTTDRAKIQKQYAAIFVFVSAQLSCIQVHLHRRNRHLVKQEDAVIIAIHLLGKLLGFTSERAWHRFVTGNLFTNGSFLERSRYNRRCRALGFAIKWIRHELAKRGQHHAYAVVDSLPLPLCHTARMHRVKRFQEIADIGYCASKKQWYYGLKLHLQVTDQGLPMGYVVTEASCHDRIAAESVMTQIPHPYNFGDKGFISRDLQKRLYEEYQMALWTPSRKNQKHRASETWEQWIQQKRKVIETVFSVLVDHYRITGIRANSIIGFEVALDGILLAYSLVTLGLVER; this is encoded by the coding sequence ATGCAAGAGCACTTTCATTTTACTACAGATCGGGCCAAGATTCAAAAGCAATATGCCGCCATTTTCGTTTTTGTTTCTGCTCAACTTTCATGCATTCAGGTGCATCTTCATCGTCGAAATCGCCATTTGGTCAAGCAAGAGGACGCTGTCATCATCGCCATTCATCTTTTAGGAAAGCTGCTCGGTTTTACTTCTGAACGGGCGTGGCATCGTTTTGTCACGGGAAATTTGTTCACAAACGGCTCGTTTCTCGAACGTTCCCGGTATAACCGCCGCTGCCGGGCGCTTGGCTTCGCTATCAAATGGATCCGCCATGAGTTGGCAAAACGCGGCCAACATCATGCCTATGCCGTCGTGGACAGCTTGCCGCTCCCATTGTGCCATACGGCAAGAATGCATCGCGTCAAACGGTTTCAAGAGATCGCCGACATCGGGTATTGCGCTTCCAAAAAGCAATGGTACTACGGGTTGAAGCTGCACCTTCAAGTGACCGATCAAGGGCTGCCAATGGGGTATGTGGTGACGGAAGCATCTTGCCACGATCGAATCGCAGCCGAAAGCGTGATGACCCAAATTCCCCACCCGTATAACTTTGGGGACAAAGGATTTATTAGCCGTGACTTGCAAAAAAGGCTGTACGAAGAATACCAAATGGCGCTTTGGACTCCGTCTCGAAAAAACCAGAAACATCGTGCGTCTGAGACATGGGAGCAGTGGATCCAACAAAAACGCAAAGTGATCGAGACGGTGTTCTCGGTTCTGGTTGACCACTATCGCATCACGGGGATCCGAGCCAATTCGATTATCGGATTTGAAGTGGCACTAGACGGTATATTGTTAGCTTATTCCCTGGTTACACTTGGGCTAGTTGAGCGCTAA
- the ispG gene encoding flavodoxin-dependent (E)-4-hydroxy-3-methylbut-2-enyl-diphosphate synthase gives MGDIIHRSKTRPVRVGPLTIGGSNEVIIQSMTTTKTHDVEATVAQIHRLEEAGCQIVRVACPDERAADAIPEIKKRINIPLVADIHFDYKLALKAIEGGIDKIRINPGNIGRREKVEAVVKAAKERGVPIRIGVNAGSLEKRILEKYGYPTADGMVESALYHIRILEELDFHDIIVSLKASDVRLAIEAYEKAARTFDYPLHVGITEAGTLFSGTIKSAVGLGAILSKGIGNTIRVSLSADPVEEVKVAREILKTFGLSSNAATLISCPTCGRIEIDLISIANEIEDYIAKIKAPIKVAVLGCAVNGPGEAREADIGIAGARGEGLLFRHGKIVRKVPEEQMVEELKKEVDKLAEEYVAKQKEKEAALKGSATE, from the coding sequence GTGGGTGACATAATCCATCGTTCAAAAACGCGGCCCGTCCGCGTCGGTCCGCTGACGATCGGCGGCAGCAATGAAGTGATTATCCAAAGCATGACGACGACGAAGACGCACGATGTCGAGGCGACCGTAGCCCAAATTCACCGGCTTGAAGAAGCGGGCTGCCAAATTGTCCGGGTCGCCTGCCCGGACGAGCGGGCGGCTGATGCCATACCAGAGATTAAAAAACGAATTAACATCCCGCTTGTCGCCGACATTCATTTTGACTATAAATTGGCGCTAAAAGCGATCGAGGGGGGCATCGATAAAATTCGCATCAACCCGGGCAATATTGGACGCCGGGAGAAAGTCGAAGCGGTCGTCAAAGCTGCAAAAGAACGTGGCGTACCGATCCGCATCGGCGTGAATGCCGGATCACTTGAGAAACGGATTTTGGAAAAATACGGATACCCGACGGCCGACGGCATGGTCGAAAGCGCCTTATACCATATCCGCATTTTGGAGGAACTCGATTTCCACGATATTATTGTTTCGTTAAAAGCATCTGATGTGCGCCTCGCTATTGAAGCGTACGAAAAAGCGGCGCGCACATTTGACTACCCGCTTCATGTCGGCATTACCGAGGCGGGGACGCTTTTCTCTGGCACGATCAAAAGCGCTGTTGGACTCGGCGCTATTTTAAGCAAAGGGATTGGCAATACGATCCGCGTTTCCTTAAGCGCCGATCCGGTCGAAGAAGTGAAAGTGGCGCGCGAGATTTTAAAAACGTTTGGGCTGTCGTCCAATGCGGCGACGCTCATTTCCTGCCCGACGTGCGGGCGGATTGAAATCGACTTGATCAGCATCGCCAATGAAATCGAGGACTATATCGCCAAAATCAAAGCGCCGATCAAAGTGGCTGTGCTCGGCTGCGCGGTCAATGGCCCGGGCGAAGCGCGCGAAGCCGATATCGGCATTGCCGGCGCCCGCGGTGAAGGCCTGTTGTTTCGCCACGGCAAAATTGTCCGCAAAGTGCCGGAAGAGCAGATGGTCGAAGAACTAAAGAAAGAAGTCGACAAGCTGGCTGAGGAATATGTTGCAAAACAAAAGGAAAAAGAGGCTGCCCTTAAAGGCAGCGCCACAGAGTAA